A window from Telopea speciosissima isolate NSW1024214 ecotype Mountain lineage chromosome 8, Tspe_v1, whole genome shotgun sequence encodes these proteins:
- the LOC122670646 gene encoding uncharacterized protein LOC122670646 produces MVSRENKKAVLCEKLQQLRSVTNSDAINKTSIIVDASKYIEELKQKVERLNQDIATSQNSSDPNPLPMVTVETVEKGFLINVFSEKSCSGLLVSILEAFEELGLNVLEARVSCSDNFRLEAVGGENEGQVNIDAQVVKQAVLQAIKNWSESSEQEQ; encoded by the exons atggTTTCTAGGGAGAACAAGAAAGCAGTTCTGTGTGAGAAGCTGCAACAACTTCGTTCAGTTACAAACTCTGATGCA ATAAACAAAACCTCAATTATAGTTGATGCATCAAAGTATATAGAAGAGTTGAAGCAAAAAGTAGAAAGATTGAATCAAGATATTGCAACTTCACAAAACTCAAGTGACCCAAATCCACTGCCAATG GTTACAGTTGAAACAGTGGAAAAAGGATTTCTAATTAATGTGTTCTCAGAAAAAAGTTGCTCTGGTTTGCTTGTCTCTATATTGGAAGCCTTTGAAGAGTTGGGTTTGAATGTGCTTGAAGCTAGGGTTTCTTGTTCAGACAATTTCCGTCTAGAAGCAGTTGGAGGAGAA AATGAAGGACAAGTAAATATAGATGCTCAAGTGGTGAAACAAGCAGTGTTGCAGGCTATCAAGAACTGGAGTGAAAGTAGTGAGCAAGAACAAtag